The proteins below come from a single Streptomyces sp. B3I8 genomic window:
- a CDS encoding NAD(P)/FAD-dependent oxidoreductase: protein MPSPTPALTPAHARIAVVGAGPGGLTCARVLQRHGLAVTVYDRDPDADSRDQGGSLDLHEDDGQLALREAGLLQEFFALARPESQEMRHLDPMSGRLLAHHLPAEGETAAPEIDRGRLRGLLLRSLAPGTVQWGRALASVGGPSDGPRTLTFTDGTAVEADLVIGADGAFSRVREAVSPAKPRHTGVGFLEAWFDDMEGVHPELSALVGKGNAHAADGERGLFAQRNSGGHMRVYLIRKTPVDWLARIGLRPEDTAGIRAHLLREYANWSPELLRLLTDNDGPYVDRPILALPVPHTWEHSPTVALLGDAAHLMPPLGVGVNLAMLDACELALALTRSTTVDDAVRTYEKTMLPRSTETARMLDGAAESLLEEPTAEDLARFGHDRH from the coding sequence ATGCCCTCGCCCACCCCTGCCCTCACCCCCGCCCACGCCCGCATCGCCGTGGTCGGCGCCGGACCCGGCGGTCTGACCTGCGCGCGCGTCCTCCAGCGGCACGGCCTCGCGGTGACCGTGTACGACCGCGACCCGGACGCGGACTCCCGCGACCAGGGCGGCTCCCTCGACCTGCACGAGGACGACGGTCAGCTCGCCCTGCGCGAGGCCGGCCTGTTGCAGGAGTTCTTCGCGCTCGCCAGGCCGGAGAGTCAGGAGATGCGGCACCTCGACCCGATGTCCGGACGGCTGCTCGCCCACCACCTGCCCGCCGAGGGCGAGACGGCCGCCCCCGAGATCGACCGCGGCCGGCTCCGCGGCCTCCTGCTCCGCTCACTGGCGCCCGGCACCGTCCAGTGGGGCCGCGCGCTCGCCTCGGTCGGCGGGCCGTCCGACGGACCGCGCACCCTGACGTTCACCGACGGCACGGCCGTCGAGGCGGACCTGGTGATCGGGGCGGACGGCGCGTTCTCCCGTGTCCGCGAGGCCGTCTCACCCGCGAAGCCGCGCCACACCGGCGTCGGGTTCCTGGAGGCCTGGTTCGATGACATGGAAGGGGTCCACCCCGAGCTGTCCGCCCTGGTCGGCAAGGGCAACGCACACGCCGCCGACGGCGAGCGCGGCCTCTTCGCGCAGCGCAACAGCGGCGGCCACATGCGCGTCTACCTCATCCGGAAGACCCCCGTGGACTGGCTCGCCCGGATCGGGCTGCGCCCGGAGGACACCGCGGGCATCCGCGCACACCTGCTGCGCGAGTACGCGAACTGGTCGCCGGAGCTGCTGCGGCTGCTCACCGACAACGACGGCCCCTACGTCGACCGCCCGATCCTCGCCCTCCCCGTGCCGCACACCTGGGAGCACTCCCCCACCGTCGCACTCCTCGGCGACGCCGCCCACCTCATGCCGCCGCTCGGCGTCGGCGTCAACCTCGCCATGCTCGACGCCTGCGAACTCGCCCTCGCCCTGACCCGCTCCACCACGGTCGACGACGCCGTACGCACCTACGAGAAGACGATGCTCCCCCGCTCCACGGAGACGGCCCGCATGCTCGACGGCGCCGCCGAGTCCCTGCTGGAAGAGCCGACGGCCGAGGACCTCGCCCGGTTCGGCCACGACCGGCACTGA